One window of the Capsicum annuum cultivar UCD-10X-F1 unplaced genomic scaffold, UCD10Xv1.1 ctg34367, whole genome shotgun sequence genome contains the following:
- the LOC124891350 gene encoding uncharacterized protein LOC124891350: MKKAYFEERFRRRALLSQSSSDFQNGADSQASYDGPKNTDYEGDFEHVKEIGHSARFVENHDRAATLLENGKYQASENEGYDGHLELVNEVGHSTCFDENHKRSTHLSKNGKYQAENTGYDGDFKRVNEVGDSACFEESFDGSNNGDIEVTECGREGSSNGNIEDTECGGEDSITFHSGRQTEQYTNSSDVLQGVPKDLEAEAKFNLYAGNAAFNDPKPTIEVKEKLEGQDSSIKFSSNFVDLSSYAHTTEKDGSVSSEPR; encoded by the coding sequence ATGAAAAAGGCATATTTTGAGGAGCGTTTTAGAAGGAGGGCACTTCTAAGCCAGAGTTCATCCGACTTCCAGAATGGGGCTGATTCTCAAGCTAGTTATGATGGACCTAAGAATACAGATTATGAGGGGGACTTTGAGCATGTTAAGGAGATTGGCCATTCTGCACGCTTTGTTGAAAATCATGATAGAGCAGCCACTTTATTGGAGAATGGAAAGTATCAAGCTAGTGAAAATGAAGGCTATGATGGGCACTTGGAGCTTGTTAATGAAGTTGGCCATtctacatgttttgatgaaaatcatAAAAGATCAACCCATTTATCGAAGAATGGAAAGTATCAAGCTGAAAACACAGGCTATGATGGAGATTTCAAGCGAGTGAATGAGGTTGGTGATTCTGCATGCTTTGAGGAGagttttgatggatcaaacaatGGAGACATTGAAGTCACAGAATGTGGCAGAGAAGGATCAAGCAACGGAAACATTGAAGACACAGAATGTGGCGGAGAAGATAGTATAACTTTCCATTCTGGACGTCAGACTGAACAATATACCAATAGTTCAGATGTTCTTCAAGGTGTTCCTAAAGATCTGGAAGCTGAAGCAAAATTTAATCTCTATGCTGGAAATGCAGCTTTTAATGATCCTAAACCTACgattgaagtgaaagagaaactaGAGGGCCAAGATAGCAGTATCAAGTTCTCATCAAACTTTGTTGATCTATCCTCTTATGCTCACACCACTGAGAAAGATGGCAGTGTTAGTTCAGAACCTCGGTGA